Proteins encoded together in one Marinobacter sp. Arc7-DN-1 window:
- a CDS encoding AraC family transcriptional regulator yields MTQTSQWPVPKDSIRYVVPEPIIRLLASHPLTRDLYPLAFGHYRRAMGHHMHREHHHDNLLIYCTEGKAFLNVRGEPYTVEAGDLLLLPAGASHRYTADPDNPWTIHWVHYTGPLAEDFRHYMGFDDPTRIRHLGRQPRLLVDFNGLLSVRQTGFRARGLIHAANRLRQLMAAVPINADETGHERQAELETIHNYMREHLDERISLEQLADLAGLSPAHFATRYREQTGTSPIRHFLHLKVERACQMLDTSSLSFADISRRLGYDDAYYFSRLFKKVMGQSPRDYRHTARH; encoded by the coding sequence ATGACTCAAACCTCGCAGTGGCCGGTGCCCAAAGACAGCATTCGATATGTGGTACCTGAGCCAATCATTCGGCTCCTGGCCAGCCACCCACTTACCCGGGACCTATACCCCCTGGCCTTCGGCCACTACCGCCGGGCCATGGGCCATCACATGCACCGGGAACACCACCACGACAATCTTTTGATTTACTGCACCGAAGGCAAGGCATTCCTGAATGTCCGGGGCGAGCCCTACACCGTGGAAGCCGGTGACCTGCTGCTTCTGCCGGCGGGAGCCAGCCACCGCTATACCGCTGATCCAGACAATCCCTGGACCATTCACTGGGTTCATTACACGGGGCCACTGGCGGAGGATTTCCGCCATTACATGGGGTTTGACGACCCAACCCGCATTCGCCACCTGGGGCGCCAGCCACGCCTGCTGGTGGACTTTAACGGCCTGTTATCGGTACGCCAGACCGGTTTCCGGGCTCGCGGGCTGATCCACGCCGCCAACCGGCTCCGGCAACTAATGGCAGCAGTCCCAATCAACGCGGATGAGACCGGTCATGAGCGGCAGGCGGAACTGGAAACCATCCACAACTATATGCGTGAACACCTGGACGAACGCATCAGCCTGGAGCAGCTTGCAGACCTTGCCGGCCTGTCCCCGGCCCATTTCGCCACCCGTTACCGGGAGCAGACCGGCACCTCCCCTATCCGGCACTTCCTGCACCTGAAAGTGGAACGGGCCTGCCAGATGCTGGACACCAGCAGCCTGAGCTTTGCCGACATCAGCCGGCGCCTCGGGTACGACGACGCCTATTATTTTTCCCGGCTTTTCAAAAAGGTTATGGGCCAGTCACCCCGGGATTACCGGCATACCGCGCGGCACTGA
- a CDS encoding CoA-acylating methylmalonate-semialdehyde dehydrogenase, with protein MKNVPLYLAGEFVQSNTSDWIDVTDPATNEVIAKAPCTTDAEMRKAIESAGEMFNTWKEVPVSERARVMLRYQALLKEHHDEIAEILSKETGKTFDDAKGDVWRGIEVVEHAANVASLMMGETVENVAREVDTHSWIQPLGVCAGITPFNFPAMIPLWMFPMAIACGNTFILKPSEQDPLTPMRLAELFEEAGAPKGVLQVVHGGKEQVDVLLTDPAIRAVSFVGSVPVGRYIYETGTRNMKRVQSFAGAKNHMVIMPDADKQQVLNALVGASVGAAGQRCMAISVAVFVGEAQQWIPELKEAMARVRPGAWNDAGASYGPVISGKAKDRIESLIATGEAQGANLLLDGRGCTVDGLPDGNWVGPTLFSGVTTEMDIYNEEVFGPVLSCVELDSLGEAIELVNKSPYGNGVSIFTSSGGAARRFQHEIDVGQVGVNIPIPVPLPFFSFTGWKGSFYGDQHAYGKQAVRFYTETKTVTSRWFSSEATSSEANFSIQLR; from the coding sequence ATGAAAAATGTGCCGCTGTATCTCGCAGGTGAATTCGTCCAGAGCAACACCAGTGACTGGATTGATGTCACCGACCCCGCGACCAACGAAGTGATCGCCAAGGCGCCGTGCACCACCGATGCGGAAATGCGCAAGGCCATCGAAAGCGCCGGTGAAATGTTCAACACCTGGAAAGAAGTGCCAGTTTCCGAGCGTGCCCGGGTCATGCTGCGTTATCAGGCCCTTCTGAAAGAACATCATGACGAGATCGCCGAAATCCTCTCCAAGGAAACCGGCAAGACTTTTGATGACGCCAAGGGCGATGTCTGGCGTGGTATCGAAGTGGTTGAACACGCCGCCAACGTCGCCTCCCTGATGATGGGCGAGACCGTTGAAAACGTGGCCCGTGAAGTGGACACCCATTCCTGGATCCAGCCGCTGGGTGTTTGCGCGGGTATTACACCATTCAACTTCCCGGCCATGATCCCGCTGTGGATGTTCCCGATGGCCATTGCCTGCGGTAACACCTTCATCCTGAAACCGTCCGAACAGGACCCGCTGACTCCCATGCGCCTTGCCGAGCTGTTTGAAGAAGCCGGCGCGCCCAAGGGTGTTCTGCAGGTGGTTCACGGTGGCAAGGAGCAGGTAGACGTGCTTCTGACCGACCCGGCCATCAGGGCCGTTTCCTTCGTGGGTTCTGTGCCTGTCGGCCGTTATATCTATGAAACCGGCACCCGCAACATGAAGCGTGTGCAGAGCTTCGCCGGCGCCAAGAACCACATGGTCATCATGCCGGATGCCGACAAACAGCAGGTACTCAACGCCCTGGTGGGCGCTTCTGTTGGCGCCGCCGGCCAGCGATGCATGGCGATTTCCGTGGCCGTCTTCGTGGGCGAGGCCCAGCAGTGGATTCCGGAGCTGAAGGAAGCCATGGCCAGGGTTCGTCCCGGTGCCTGGAATGACGCCGGCGCCAGCTATGGTCCGGTGATTTCCGGCAAGGCGAAAGATCGTATCGAATCCCTCATTGCCACCGGCGAGGCTCAGGGTGCCAACCTGCTGCTGGATGGCCGTGGTTGCACCGTCGATGGCCTGCCTGATGGCAACTGGGTTGGTCCCACGCTGTTCTCCGGTGTGACCACGGAAATGGACATCTACAACGAGGAAGTCTTCGGCCCGGTTCTGTCCTGTGTTGAGCTGGACAGCCTGGGTGAGGCGATTGAGCTGGTTAACAAGAGCCCATACGGTAACGGTGTTTCCATCTTCACCAGCTCCGGTGGCGCTGCACGCCGGTTCCAGCATGAGATCGATGTAGGCCAGGTCGGTGTAAACATCCCCATTCCGGTGCCCCTGCCGTTCTTCTCGTTCACCGGTTGGAAGGGCTCCTTCTATGGTGATCAGCACGCCTACGGCAAGCAGGCGGTTCGCTTCTACACCGAAACCAAAACGGTTACTTCCCGCTGGTTCTCCAGTGAGGCGACGAGCTCGGAAGCCAACTTCTCTATCCAGTTGCGTTAA
- a CDS encoding acyl-CoA dehydrogenase family protein: MDFNLTEDQQAFREAARAFAEKAMAPYAAKWDDEHIFPTDVLKEAGEMGFMGMYTPEALGGMGLSRLDTSVIVEELAAACPSTAAFITIHNMATWMVASFASDDLRQEIVPKLASGEWLASYCLTEPGAGSDAASLRTKAVRDGDSYVINGSKVFISGAGATEILVLMARTGAPDSGYKGISTFVIPADADGVSYGKNEEKMGWHSQPTRMISLENVRIPASNRVGEEGDGFAIAMKGLDGGRLNIATCSLGGAQAALLRARNYMHEREQFGKPLAAFQALQFKLADMGTNLVAARQMVRLGAFKLDNADPEATLHCAMAKRFATDACFEVVNEALQLHGGYGYIREYPLERYLRDLRVHQILEGTNEIMRLIVARRLLEDGVAEAIQ; this comes from the coding sequence ATGGACTTTAACCTCACTGAAGACCAGCAGGCGTTTCGCGAGGCGGCCCGGGCGTTTGCGGAGAAAGCCATGGCGCCGTACGCGGCAAAGTGGGACGACGAACATATCTTTCCGACGGATGTGCTCAAAGAAGCCGGAGAGATGGGCTTTATGGGCATGTACACCCCGGAAGCCCTTGGCGGCATGGGCCTGTCACGGCTGGACACCTCCGTTATCGTGGAAGAGCTCGCCGCGGCCTGCCCCTCAACGGCTGCATTTATCACCATCCACAATATGGCCACCTGGATGGTTGCCAGCTTCGCCTCGGACGACCTAAGACAGGAAATCGTGCCGAAACTGGCCAGCGGCGAATGGCTGGCGTCCTACTGCCTGACCGAACCGGGCGCCGGTTCAGACGCTGCCAGCCTTCGTACCAAGGCAGTCCGGGACGGCGACAGCTATGTGATTAACGGCAGCAAGGTATTTATCTCCGGTGCCGGCGCCACCGAAATCCTGGTGCTCATGGCCCGCACCGGGGCGCCGGATTCCGGCTACAAAGGTATTTCCACCTTCGTGATTCCTGCAGACGCCGATGGCGTTTCCTATGGCAAGAACGAGGAGAAAATGGGGTGGCACAGCCAGCCAACCCGGATGATCAGCCTTGAGAACGTGCGCATCCCGGCCAGCAACCGTGTGGGCGAGGAAGGCGACGGTTTTGCCATTGCCATGAAAGGCCTGGATGGCGGGCGCCTGAACATCGCCACCTGTTCCCTCGGTGGTGCCCAGGCAGCCCTGCTGCGGGCCCGTAATTACATGCACGAGCGCGAACAGTTCGGCAAACCGCTGGCCGCGTTTCAGGCCCTGCAGTTCAAACTGGCCGACATGGGCACCAATCTGGTCGCAGCACGGCAGATGGTTCGCCTGGGTGCCTTCAAGCTCGATAACGCCGATCCGGAAGCAACCCTGCATTGTGCCATGGCGAAACGCTTCGCCACCGACGCCTGCTTTGAGGTGGTCAACGAGGCCCTGCAACTGCACGGCGGTTATGGCTATATTCGCGAATACCCGCTGGAGCGTTACCTGCGCGATTTGCGAGTGCACCAGATTCTGGAAGGCACCAACGAAATCATGCGCCTGATTGTCGCCCGCCGTCTGCTCGAGGACGGCGTGGCGGAAGCCATTCAGTAG
- a CDS encoding enoyl-CoA hydratase: protein MSDLIQLEKRGHIAILTINNPPANTWTRDSLIALMDRVGELNEDRNIFALVMTGQGEKFFSAGADLKTFADGDKARANEMGQLFGEAFATLSRFRGVSIAAVNGYAMGGGLECAMACDIRIAEEHAQMALPEASVGLLPCAGGTQNLPWLVGEGWAKRMILCGERVNADTALRIGLVEEVVPSGKGLEKALELAEMACKQSPSSTARCKTLVMSARDGRSHDDGWRMERELFVELFSTEDQKEGVNAFLDKRKPEWKNR from the coding sequence ATGAGCGATCTGATTCAGCTCGAAAAACGCGGACACATTGCAATACTGACCATCAACAACCCCCCGGCCAACACCTGGACCCGGGATTCCCTGATTGCCCTGATGGACAGGGTTGGTGAACTCAACGAAGACCGAAACATCTTTGCCCTGGTAATGACCGGGCAGGGCGAGAAATTTTTCTCCGCCGGTGCCGACCTGAAAACCTTCGCCGACGGTGACAAGGCCCGGGCCAATGAAATGGGCCAGTTGTTTGGTGAGGCGTTTGCGACTCTCAGCCGATTCCGGGGTGTGTCAATCGCGGCGGTGAATGGCTACGCCATGGGTGGCGGCCTGGAGTGCGCCATGGCCTGCGATATCCGTATTGCTGAGGAGCATGCCCAGATGGCCTTGCCGGAGGCGTCCGTGGGCTTGCTGCCCTGTGCCGGTGGTACCCAGAACCTGCCCTGGCTGGTGGGTGAAGGTTGGGCCAAACGCATGATCCTGTGTGGCGAGCGCGTCAATGCGGATACCGCCCTGAGAATCGGCCTGGTTGAGGAAGTGGTGCCTTCGGGTAAGGGGCTTGAAAAGGCCCTGGAGCTGGCGGAAATGGCCTGCAAGCAGAGCCCGTCTTCCACTGCCCGCTGCAAGACCCTGGTGATGAGCGCCCGCGACGGTCGCAGCCATGACGACGGCTGGCGTATGGAACGGGAACTGTTTGTAGAGCTGTTCTCCACCGAAGACCAGAAAGAAGGCGTGAATGCGTTTCTCGACAAGCGCAAGCCGGAATGGAAAAACCGCTGA
- a CDS encoding enoyl-CoA hydratase/isomerase family protein → MSDHPIIFEEWKTGDGALIAVARLNMPKTLNSLSLEMIRLLTPQLKRWAEDPAIQAVWLEAEGDRAFCAGGDIVALYRSMTEPQAASEGEAFFTEEYELDYLIHTFPKPIVCWGHGVVMGGGMGIMQGASHRVVTEGSKLAMPEISIGLYPDVAAGWFLNRTPGRTGLFLGLTGARLNGADALFTGLADRFIRHDLKADVVAELCKRNWQDDEAHAVVGSVLRQFERHSGDAIPESPVRTHFDEINRVTDADSLEATVDQLKELSGGDGWVAKATRSLAGASPTSLALVWHHLHGCKHDSLKEVLDKELALSRKCLTKGEFAEGIRALLIDKDQQPRWRYASLAEMDSAWIDDFFTR, encoded by the coding sequence ATGAGTGATCACCCCATTATCTTTGAAGAGTGGAAAACAGGCGACGGCGCGCTGATTGCCGTGGCCCGGCTGAACATGCCGAAGACGCTGAACTCGCTGTCTCTGGAGATGATTCGCCTGCTGACACCGCAGTTGAAGCGGTGGGCAGAGGACCCGGCCATTCAGGCAGTCTGGCTTGAAGCCGAAGGCGATAGGGCGTTCTGTGCCGGTGGCGACATTGTCGCCCTGTATCGCAGTATGACCGAGCCCCAGGCTGCCAGTGAAGGTGAGGCGTTCTTCACCGAGGAATACGAGCTGGATTACCTGATCCATACCTTCCCGAAACCCATTGTTTGCTGGGGCCATGGCGTTGTGATGGGGGGCGGTATGGGCATCATGCAAGGCGCTTCCCACCGGGTAGTGACCGAAGGCTCGAAACTCGCCATGCCGGAAATCAGCATTGGCCTCTATCCGGATGTTGCCGCTGGCTGGTTCCTGAACCGCACCCCAGGCCGTACCGGGCTGTTCCTGGGCCTGACCGGCGCCCGCCTTAATGGCGCAGACGCCCTGTTTACCGGCCTGGCGGATCGGTTTATCCGGCACGATCTGAAAGCGGATGTGGTAGCAGAGCTGTGCAAGCGCAACTGGCAGGATGACGAGGCCCACGCCGTGGTTGGCAGTGTGCTCAGACAGTTCGAACGCCACAGTGGTGATGCCATACCGGAATCACCGGTACGTACCCATTTTGATGAGATTAACCGGGTCACGGATGCCGACTCCCTGGAAGCGACCGTCGACCAGCTGAAAGAACTTTCCGGTGGTGATGGGTGGGTGGCGAAAGCGACCCGTTCCCTAGCTGGCGCCTCACCAACGTCGCTGGCTCTGGTCTGGCACCACCTGCACGGCTGCAAACACGACAGCTTGAAAGAGGTGCTCGATAAGGAACTGGCGCTTTCCCGGAAGTGCCTGACAAAAGGGGAATTCGCCGAGGGTATCCGTGCGCTTCTGATTGACAAGGACCAGCAGCCGCGCTGGCGCTATGCGTCCCTGGCCGAGATGGACAGTGCCTGGATCGACGACTTTTTTACCCGGTAG
- the mmsB gene encoding 3-hydroxyisobutyrate dehydrogenase — protein sequence MATITFIGLGNMGGPMASNLIKAGHEVTVFDLSKDAVAALVSEGAKTADTAHEAANGAECVITMLPAGQHVEAVYLGDDGLLANLPAGTLVIDSSTIAPETARGVAEAAKAKDIPFLDAPVSGGVGGARAGALTFICGGAEETFSKAKPILEAMGKNIFHAGEHGSGQVAKICNNMLLAILMAGTSEALALGVKNGLDPAVLSEIMKQSSGGNWALNVYNPWPGVMEGVPASRGYEGGFLVNLMNKDLGLAFDNAVKNHAAIPMGSLARNLFELHAGQGNGTLDFSSIQRLYKPE from the coding sequence ATGGCAACAATTACCTTCATCGGTCTTGGCAACATGGGCGGCCCCATGGCCAGCAATCTCATTAAAGCCGGCCACGAAGTAACAGTGTTCGATCTTTCGAAAGACGCCGTTGCAGCGCTGGTGTCCGAAGGCGCAAAAACCGCCGACACCGCCCACGAAGCGGCCAATGGCGCCGAGTGTGTCATCACTATGCTACCCGCCGGGCAACATGTGGAAGCCGTGTATCTGGGCGACGATGGCCTGCTGGCCAATCTGCCGGCCGGTACCCTGGTGATTGATTCCTCCACCATCGCGCCGGAAACAGCCCGCGGTGTGGCCGAGGCCGCAAAAGCGAAGGATATTCCGTTCCTGGATGCACCGGTTTCCGGCGGTGTAGGCGGTGCCAGGGCAGGCGCGCTAACGTTTATCTGCGGCGGTGCGGAAGAGACCTTCAGCAAGGCAAAGCCGATCCTGGAAGCCATGGGCAAGAACATCTTCCACGCCGGTGAGCATGGTTCCGGTCAGGTCGCCAAGATCTGCAACAACATGCTGCTCGCGATCCTGATGGCCGGCACCAGTGAAGCCCTGGCTCTGGGCGTGAAGAACGGTCTCGATCCGGCGGTACTGTCTGAAATCATGAAGCAGAGCTCCGGCGGTAACTGGGCGCTGAACGTCTACAATCCCTGGCCGGGTGTGATGGAAGGCGTGCCGGCATCCCGCGGCTATGAGGGCGGCTTCCTGGTAAACCTGATGAACAAGGATCTGGGTCTGGCTTTCGACAACGCGGTGAAGAACCACGCGGCGATCCCCATGGGCTCGCTGGCCCGCAACCTGTTTGAGCTCCATGCCGGGCAGGGCAATGGCACGCTGGACTTTTCCAGTATCCAGCGGCTTTACAAACCCGAGTAA
- a CDS encoding type VI secretion system Vgr family protein yields MPQASGLQFTAHVGELPPDLFSVVGFTLAERLSEVFHGRLELASTDRSIQAADILEQPVDLAVWQDGVPLRRFTGVVSEFARGDAGHRRTRYELVIQPPLWRLGLMHNSRIFQAQGTDAIVRTLLEERGIIDSVFDFKRPPQEREYCVQHRESDRAFVERLAAEEGWHYRYEHGSVDGEIQPALVIADHHGDAPTLAPAEYNANAGGSTQRPVVYRFRYEERVRVASVAMKDYTFRNPAYALMHENATGGLHHREDYQHYDYPGRFKADASGQPFTEARLQSLRNDARTATGESNRPDFCAGAKVELTDHGSDALNREWLLTAIIHTGTQPQALEEEDGSEPTTYHNQFRAVPADIPWRPQTQHRPRMDGPQIAMVTGPEGEEIHCDKHGRVKVRFPWDRYSRNNEHSSAWLRVSQGWAGGQYGFMALPRMGHEVIVSFLDGDPDQPIITGRTHHVTNTPPYALPEHKTRTTLKTKTHKGEGSNELRFEDEADQEQIYLHAQKDLDLLTENNRTEVIRNDSHLTVENNRFSQTKGNDHVTVDGEYRQSISGDSSLTVNGSHHSKQGKSQLIEAGSEIHHKAGIKIVIEAGAEVTLKAGGSFVKVDPSGVTVSGPSVRMNSGGGPGSGSGAAGETPELPLGVIAESGRRDAVQLAETNQRASGKGAPQVVADPSILLKESANQGAPVVSACEFDENGRCKLHQHA; encoded by the coding sequence ATGCCCCAGGCAAGCGGATTGCAGTTTACCGCCCATGTTGGCGAACTCCCCCCGGATCTATTCTCAGTGGTTGGCTTCACCCTGGCCGAGCGCCTTTCCGAGGTGTTCCACGGTCGCCTTGAGCTGGCCAGTACCGACCGGTCGATTCAGGCTGCGGACATTCTGGAACAACCGGTCGATCTCGCCGTCTGGCAGGACGGCGTGCCGCTTCGGCGTTTCACCGGCGTGGTCAGCGAATTCGCCCGGGGCGATGCCGGCCACCGGCGCACCCGCTACGAACTGGTCATCCAGCCCCCGCTCTGGCGTCTGGGCCTGATGCACAACAGCCGGATCTTCCAGGCCCAAGGCACCGATGCCATCGTGCGGACCCTGTTGGAGGAGCGGGGCATTATCGATTCGGTCTTTGATTTCAAACGCCCACCGCAAGAGCGGGAGTATTGCGTCCAGCACCGGGAAAGCGACCGGGCCTTTGTCGAACGCCTGGCCGCCGAGGAAGGCTGGCACTACCGCTACGAACACGGCAGCGTGGACGGGGAGATTCAACCGGCCCTGGTCATCGCCGATCACCACGGCGATGCCCCGACACTTGCCCCGGCAGAGTACAACGCCAACGCGGGCGGCAGCACCCAGCGCCCGGTGGTGTATCGCTTCCGATACGAGGAACGGGTGCGGGTGGCCTCCGTGGCCATGAAGGACTACACCTTCAGGAATCCGGCCTACGCCCTGATGCACGAGAATGCCACCGGCGGATTGCATCATCGCGAGGACTACCAGCACTACGACTACCCCGGCCGTTTCAAGGCCGACGCCAGTGGCCAGCCCTTCACCGAAGCCAGACTTCAGTCCCTGCGCAACGACGCCCGCACCGCCACCGGGGAGAGCAACCGCCCGGATTTCTGTGCGGGTGCCAAGGTAGAACTGACTGACCACGGCAGCGATGCCCTGAACCGGGAATGGCTGCTGACGGCGATCATCCACACCGGCACCCAACCCCAGGCCCTGGAAGAAGAGGACGGCAGCGAGCCGACCACCTACCATAACCAATTCCGCGCGGTGCCCGCCGACATCCCCTGGCGGCCACAAACCCAACACCGCCCCCGGATGGACGGCCCGCAGATTGCCATGGTCACCGGGCCCGAGGGTGAAGAGATTCACTGTGATAAGCACGGCCGGGTAAAAGTCCGCTTTCCGTGGGATAGATACAGCCGCAATAACGAACACAGCAGCGCCTGGCTACGGGTCAGCCAGGGCTGGGCCGGCGGCCAGTACGGCTTCATGGCACTGCCCAGGATGGGCCACGAAGTGATTGTCTCCTTCCTGGACGGCGACCCGGACCAGCCCATCATCACCGGTCGCACCCACCACGTCACCAACACGCCACCCTATGCGCTGCCGGAACACAAAACCCGCACCACCCTGAAAACCAAAACCCACAAGGGCGAGGGCAGCAACGAACTGAGGTTTGAAGACGAAGCCGACCAGGAGCAGATCTACCTCCACGCCCAGAAAGACCTGGACTTGCTTACCGAGAACAACCGGACCGAGGTGATCCGGAACGATAGCCACCTCACCGTCGAGAACAACCGCTTCAGCCAGACCAAAGGTAACGACCATGTCACCGTTGATGGCGAGTATCGCCAAAGCATAAGTGGCGATTCCAGTCTCACCGTCAACGGCAGCCACCACAGCAAACAGGGCAAAAGCCAGCTCATCGAAGCCGGCAGCGAAATTCACCACAAGGCGGGTATCAAGATCGTCATCGAAGCTGGCGCCGAAGTCACTCTCAAAGCCGGTGGCAGTTTTGTGAAGGTGGACCCCAGTGGGGTAACGGTGTCTGGTCCTTCAGTACGGATGAATTCCGGTGGTGGGCCGGGGAGCGGGAGTGGTGCGGCTGGCGAGACGCCGGAACTGCCTCTCGGGGTTATTGCGGAATCCGGGCGCCGGGACGCCGTGCAGCTGGCTGAAACCAACCAGCGGGCTTCGGGGAAGGGTGCCCCACAAGTCGTAGCAGATCCCTCAATATTGCTGAAGGAATCAGCCAACCAGGGAGCGCCCGTCGTTTCCGCTTGCGAGTTTGATGAGAATGGACGCTGCAAACTACATCAGCACGCTTGA
- a CDS encoding DUF4123 domain-containing protein, giving the protein MDAANYISTLDRLELLNQEPFRADFAVIDLAVDERFLQFLYDSDRQGAVHWRSLLENTRWQASWQAGPVFLEFAGDSHFRDKLKERLTQLPLGILVESSESPEQVFEWAQGWLLALADSDERLFRFYDPRSFRPLMATLQERSRSMVNPGAAIYWSQSGAWYAYRSAGQTETGDAPEGISLSQAELLELPGFRLAGRAMVYTNVYRDYLPYSENPGVWVLEQLQEANSLGFESASLQERWLRLRIRNGAPLLGRLDYREIMNKPDMTPADRLNAMESILESTDATT; this is encoded by the coding sequence ATGGACGCTGCAAACTACATCAGCACGCTTGATCGTCTCGAGTTGCTAAATCAGGAACCCTTCCGAGCAGACTTTGCCGTCATCGACCTCGCGGTTGATGAACGGTTTCTGCAATTTCTGTACGACTCTGATCGACAGGGCGCTGTTCATTGGCGGAGTCTTCTGGAAAATACCCGATGGCAAGCTTCCTGGCAGGCTGGCCCGGTATTTCTGGAATTCGCTGGCGACAGCCACTTCCGGGACAAGCTGAAAGAACGGTTGACCCAATTGCCATTGGGCATCCTCGTTGAATCCTCTGAGAGCCCGGAGCAGGTTTTTGAGTGGGCTCAGGGATGGCTGCTGGCGCTTGCGGATTCGGATGAGCGTCTTTTCCGGTTTTACGATCCAAGGTCTTTCCGGCCGCTGATGGCAACACTCCAGGAAAGATCACGGAGCATGGTGAACCCAGGAGCGGCGATCTATTGGAGCCAGAGTGGCGCCTGGTACGCATACCGGTCTGCCGGTCAAACAGAAACAGGCGATGCCCCTGAAGGTATTTCGTTGTCTCAGGCAGAACTCTTGGAATTGCCGGGTTTTCGGTTGGCAGGTCGTGCCATGGTCTACACGAATGTCTACCGGGATTACCTGCCCTATAGCGAAAACCCCGGAGTCTGGGTGTTAGAGCAGCTGCAGGAAGCCAACAGTCTTGGTTTTGAATCCGCTTCTCTGCAAGAGCGCTGGTTGCGACTGAGAATTCGCAATGGCGCTCCTCTGCTTGGCCGGCTGGATTATCGAGAAATCATGAACAAGCCGGATATGACGCCGGCGGACCGTTTGAACGCTATGGAAAGCATATTGGAGTCCACGGATGCCACAACATAA